The following coding sequences are from one Bradyrhizobium sp. 200 window:
- a CDS encoding sensor histidine kinase, translating into MLGGYVIVTVSFLYLSILFAIAYYGDRRADQGRSIIASPYIFALSIAVYATAWTFYGSVGRAASSGVSFLPIYLGPTLTFILGWFLIRKIIRISKVNRITSIADFVASRYGKSSFLGGLVTIIAVVGIMPYISLQLKAISTSFAVLQHYPDIVMPAKLGSTPVLQDTALYVAVIMAAFAILFGTRHIDASERHEGMVAAIAFESVVKLFAFLAVGLFVTYGIYGGFGEVFSRAATDPVLARLFTLEAAGGYSSWISLTLVSMAAIVLLPRQFQVLVVENVDERHIKKAIWLFPLYMLLINIFVLPIAFGGLLHFSGNTVDGDTFVLTVPMAEHFPAIALFAFIGGLSAATGMIIVETIALATMVSNDLVMPLLLRFGRLHLSERKDLTGLMLAIRRSAIIFVILLGYAYVRLIGESYALVSIGLMSFVAAAQFAPAILGGILWKGATRLGALAGLSTGFLVWIYTLLLPSFARSGWISESFVQDGPWGLALFSSYALLGLSGLDPIAHALFWTMVINVGFYVAVSLMTTQTMIERSQAVQFVDIFKQPSEGARIWRGTATIGDLRRLSNRFIGETLTDQALQRFERDRRRRLDDAHAADADIVHYAERQLAGAIGAASARIMIASVLREEMHDIDEVMQILDEASQLVVYSRQLEEKSQQLEAATAELRAANERLKELDKMKDDFVSTISHEFRTPLTSIRSFSEIVHDNPDIPVEQRKMFLGTIVQETERLTRLVNDILDLAKMEAGQTDWQLARIEPRKVIDNALAATAGLFAKNPRIKLECRVAEDLPRILVDADRITQVLVNLISNAVKFCDKDNGLITIVGRAEAGSVLVSVRDNGVGIAKEDHKKIFERFRQAGDTLIGKPQGTGLGLPISLHILERFGGTVWVESELGQGATFFVRIPSAASSAELPHPATAAREIT; encoded by the coding sequence ATGCTGGGCGGGTACGTCATAGTCACGGTCTCCTTCCTCTATCTCTCGATCCTGTTCGCCATCGCCTACTATGGCGACCGCCGCGCGGATCAGGGCCGGAGCATTATCGCGAGCCCCTACATCTTTGCGCTGTCCATCGCCGTGTACGCCACAGCCTGGACCTTCTACGGCAGCGTTGGACGGGCCGCGTCCTCGGGCGTCAGTTTCCTGCCCATATATCTTGGCCCGACGCTGACCTTCATCCTTGGCTGGTTTCTGATCCGCAAGATCATCCGCATCAGCAAGGTCAATCGCATTACCTCAATTGCCGACTTCGTTGCCTCGCGCTATGGCAAGAGTTCCTTCCTGGGCGGGTTGGTGACCATCATCGCCGTCGTCGGCATCATGCCCTACATCTCGCTACAGCTGAAGGCGATCTCGACGAGCTTCGCCGTGCTCCAGCACTACCCGGACATCGTGATGCCGGCCAAGCTTGGCTCGACACCGGTCCTGCAGGACACGGCGCTCTATGTGGCCGTGATCATGGCCGCATTTGCCATCTTGTTTGGCACGCGGCACATCGACGCCAGCGAGCGACATGAGGGCATGGTGGCGGCGATTGCCTTCGAGTCGGTGGTCAAGCTGTTCGCTTTCCTGGCGGTTGGGCTGTTCGTCACCTACGGCATCTATGGTGGCTTCGGCGAAGTGTTCTCGCGCGCTGCCACCGATCCAGTCCTCGCGCGTCTTTTTACGCTCGAGGCCGCCGGTGGGTATTCGAGCTGGATTTCGCTGACGCTGGTCTCGATGGCAGCCATTGTTTTGCTGCCGCGCCAGTTTCAGGTGCTGGTGGTCGAGAATGTGGATGAACGCCACATCAAGAAGGCCATCTGGCTGTTCCCGCTCTACATGCTGCTCATCAACATTTTCGTCCTGCCGATCGCTTTTGGCGGGCTCCTCCACTTTTCCGGAAATACCGTCGACGGCGACACCTTCGTGTTGACCGTGCCGATGGCCGAGCATTTTCCGGCCATCGCGCTGTTCGCATTCATCGGCGGCCTCTCCGCGGCAACGGGCATGATCATTGTCGAAACCATTGCCCTGGCCACCATGGTGTCGAACGATCTCGTCATGCCCCTCCTCTTGCGATTCGGCCGCCTGCATCTCTCGGAGCGCAAGGATCTGACCGGCCTCATGCTCGCCATCCGCCGCAGCGCCATCATCTTCGTGATCCTGCTAGGCTACGCGTATGTCCGGCTGATCGGCGAATCCTACGCGCTGGTCTCCATCGGGCTCATGTCGTTCGTCGCCGCCGCACAGTTCGCACCCGCCATCCTCGGCGGCATCCTGTGGAAGGGAGCGACCCGGCTCGGCGCTCTGGCTGGATTGAGCACCGGGTTCCTGGTGTGGATCTACACGTTGCTGCTGCCTTCGTTCGCACGATCGGGGTGGATCTCAGAGAGCTTCGTGCAGGACGGCCCCTGGGGGCTTGCGCTGTTCAGTTCCTATGCGTTGCTCGGGCTTTCCGGCCTCGATCCCATCGCGCACGCCCTGTTCTGGACCATGGTGATCAATGTCGGGTTCTACGTTGCTGTGTCGCTTATGACGACCCAGACCATGATCGAGCGCAGCCAGGCCGTACAGTTTGTGGACATCTTCAAGCAGCCATCCGAGGGCGCTCGCATTTGGCGTGGCACGGCTACGATTGGCGACCTCCGTCGCCTCTCGAACCGCTTCATCGGTGAGACCCTGACGGACCAAGCCCTCCAGCGCTTCGAGCGCGACCGAAGGCGCCGGCTCGACGATGCGCATGCGGCGGACGCGGACATCGTGCATTACGCGGAGCGGCAACTCGCCGGCGCCATTGGCGCGGCCTCCGCGCGGATCATGATCGCCTCAGTGTTGAGGGAGGAGATGCACGACATCGACGAGGTCATGCAGATCCTTGACGAGGCTTCTCAACTCGTTGTCTACAGCCGTCAACTGGAGGAGAAGTCGCAGCAGCTCGAGGCTGCGACGGCAGAGCTCAGGGCGGCCAACGAGCGGCTCAAGGAGCTCGACAAGATGAAGGACGACTTTGTCTCGACGATCAGCCATGAGTTCAGGACACCGCTTACCTCGATCCGCTCCTTCAGTGAGATCGTGCACGACAATCCGGACATTCCCGTCGAGCAACGCAAGATGTTCCTTGGTACTATCGTTCAGGAAACCGAGCGGCTGACTAGGCTTGTCAACGACATCCTCGACCTCGCCAAGATGGAGGCCGGCCAGACGGATTGGCAACTGGCCAGGATCGAGCCAAGGAAGGTGATCGACAACGCGCTCGCCGCAACGGCCGGCCTCTTCGCCAAGAACCCTCGCATCAAGCTTGAGTGTCGCGTGGCCGAGGATCTGCCGAGGATTCTTGTTGACGCCGACCGGATCACGCAAGTGCTGGTCAATTTGATTTCCAACGCGGTCAAGTTCTGCGACAAGGACAATGGTTTGATAACCATTGTGGGGCGAGCAGAAGCGGGGTCCGTCCTGGTCAGCGTTCGTGACAATGGTGTCGGCATCGCCAAGGAGGATCACAAGAAGATTTTCGAGCGCTTCCGCCAGGCGGGCGACACATTGATCGGCAAGCCGCAGGGCACCGGTCTCGGGCTGCCGATCAGCTTGCATATCCTTGAGCGCTTCGGGGGCACCGTCTGGGTCGAGAGCGAACTCGGCCAGGGTGCGACTTTTTTCGTCCGCATCCCTTCGGCAGCCTCTTCGGCCGAGCTCCCCCACCCGGCCACGGCCGCTCGCGAAATCACTTGA
- a CDS encoding ABC transporter permease → MMFLHPHYAWIRQLAAFAILLAVWEAAGRAGLLNPLYVPNPSRIGAVLVDLFADGRIWPHLDATFTAALGGLALGIAVGIILGVVAALVPAIAELIEPVMSVLNAIPRVILAPLFVIWLGIGLASKVALSFILVAVLIFFTVFNGIRQVDRRLVERVITLGGSRWSLVRHVYLPSVAAWVLGNLKIAVGFAFTGACVGEFVAATRGLGYLLSFAQSTYNAALMFALILLILVVVLLIFAIAGRLEKYLLRWN, encoded by the coding sequence ATGATGTTTCTCCATCCCCACTATGCGTGGATACGTCAGCTTGCCGCATTCGCGATCCTGCTCGCGGTTTGGGAAGCGGCCGGCCGCGCCGGCCTGCTCAATCCATTGTATGTGCCGAACCCGAGTAGAATTGGAGCGGTGTTGGTCGACCTGTTCGCCGACGGCCGCATCTGGCCGCATCTTGACGCAACCTTCACTGCCGCGCTCGGCGGTCTCGCGCTCGGCATTGCCGTTGGTATTATCCTGGGCGTCGTTGCTGCGCTCGTTCCGGCCATCGCGGAGCTGATCGAGCCGGTAATGTCCGTCCTCAATGCCATCCCGCGCGTGATCCTGGCCCCGCTCTTCGTGATCTGGCTCGGCATCGGGCTCGCCTCCAAGGTTGCGCTGTCCTTCATTCTCGTGGCGGTGCTGATCTTCTTCACAGTGTTCAATGGAATCCGGCAGGTGGATCGCAGGCTTGTCGAGCGCGTCATCACGCTCGGCGGCAGCCGCTGGTCGCTCGTGCGGCACGTCTACCTGCCGTCGGTCGCGGCCTGGGTGCTCGGCAATCTGAAAATCGCGGTCGGCTTCGCTTTCACAGGCGCCTGCGTGGGGGAGTTCGTGGCGGCGACCCGCGGCCTCGGCTACCTATTGTCGTTTGCGCAGAGCACCTACAACGCCGCTCTGATGTTCGCACTGATCCTTCTGATCCTGGTGGTGGTACTGCTGATCTTCGCTATTGCGGGGCGCCTGGAAAAATATCTGCTGCGCTGGAACTGA
- a CDS encoding adenylate/guanylate cyclase domain-containing protein, which translates to MASLLQGELLIDGKPPEGDCKPPQAADFVPYCPAIMSSKGTVDKFIGDAVMGDVERRRRIPITLGLHVGNIVVGNIGSADRKNYIVLDATVNLAARLKALNKTYGTKALVSDQIILRAEAHFLFRSVDRISPKGFAEKIPIFEIRCKFAAEPGQIESGVDLPHHVICGNGIAKTKLVEQLTLVTLQTAHHGSTSPRFASTQRNHASPPVSTDFCICT; encoded by the coding sequence ATGGCTTCGCTCCTGCAGGGTGAGCTACTAATCGATGGTAAGCCGCCGGAAGGTGATTGCAAGCCGCCACAGGCGGCCGATTTCGTCCCTTACTGCCCTGCCATCATGTCAAGCAAAGGCACCGTCGACAAGTTCATCGGCGATGCCGTGATGGGCGATGTGGAACGCCGGCGGCGGATCCCGATCACGTTAGGCTTGCATGTCGGAAACATCGTGGTCGGCAATATCGGTTCAGCCGATCGCAAGAATTACATTGTGCTCGACGCCACGGTGAATCTGGCGGCACGGCTTAAGGCATTGAACAAGACCTACGGCACCAAGGCCCTGGTGAGTGATCAAATCATATTGCGGGCGGAGGCTCATTTTCTGTTTCGCAGTGTTGATCGCATTAGCCCGAAGGGCTTCGCGGAAAAAATCCCAATCTTCGAGATCAGATGCAAGTTCGCTGCGGAGCCAGGACAGATCGAGAGCGGTGTCGATCTTCCGCACCATGTGATCTGCGGGAACGGCATCGCCAAGACGAAACTCGTAGAACAGTTGACCTTGGTCACTCTTCAGACGGCCCATCATGGATCGACCTCGCCGAGATTCGCGTCAACACAACGGAATCACGCTTCGCCGCCCGTCTCAACCGACTTTTGCATCTGCACTTAG
- a CDS encoding ABC transporter ATP-binding protein: protein MRVRDLTISYGGEPALEGASLAVGDGRFVSLVGPSGSGKSSLLRAVIGLQRPLSGTIETTLARSQIGILFQDDALLPWKTARDNVALGLSLNGMERGKALAEAEAWLERLDLARFGDRFPRHLSGGQRKRVALAQVLAMKPKLILMDEPFASLDAIVGARIVKDVVALVEGQGISVLLVTHDLEEAISLSDEVCLLSQGPRAHITQHYAVPIPRPRDPVHSRTHPAFAPLYERLWADLSREVDHRAEAA, encoded by the coding sequence ATGCGCGTCCGCGATCTGACCATTTCCTACGGCGGCGAGCCGGCCCTCGAAGGCGCGAGCCTCGCCGTCGGCGACGGCCGTTTCGTGAGTCTCGTCGGGCCTTCGGGTTCGGGCAAGTCGAGCCTCTTGCGCGCTGTGATCGGTTTGCAGCGGCCGCTCTCGGGCACGATCGAGACGACACTTGCGCGCTCGCAGATCGGCATCCTCTTTCAAGACGATGCCCTGCTGCCGTGGAAGACGGCCCGCGACAACGTCGCGCTCGGCCTGAGCTTGAATGGCATGGAGCGCGGCAAGGCGCTCGCCGAGGCGGAAGCCTGGCTCGAGCGGCTGGATCTGGCGCGCTTCGGCGACCGCTTTCCCCGGCACCTGAGCGGCGGCCAGCGCAAGCGCGTCGCGCTCGCACAGGTGCTGGCGATGAAGCCCAAGCTCATTCTGATGGACGAGCCGTTCGCCTCCCTCGATGCGATCGTGGGCGCTCGCATCGTGAAAGACGTCGTCGCGTTGGTCGAGGGTCAGGGAATCAGCGTTCTGCTGGTCACCCACGACCTGGAAGAGGCAATCAGCCTTTCCGACGAAGTCTGTCTGCTGTCACAGGGGCCGCGGGCGCATATCACTCAGCATTACGCGGTGCCGATTCCGCGGCCGCGCGACCCCGTCCATTCGCGCACGCATCCCGCCTTCGCGCCACTCTACGAAAGGCTGTGGGCGGACCTCTCCCGCGAAGTGGATCACCGGGCGGAGGCAGCATGA
- a CDS encoding ATP-binding cassette domain-containing protein has translation MSGYLSGGEQQMLAIGRALMSEPKVILLDEPSLGPAPMLVEEIFGIVRRLVSEEKLAVLLVEQNATMALEVADHGYVMETGRIVLEGSAEQLRSNSDIRDFYLGLNEAGSRKSYRDVKRYKRRKRWLS, from the coding sequence GTGTCAGGCTACCTCTCCGGAGGCGAGCAGCAGATGCTGGCGATCGGTCGTGCGCTGATGTCGGAGCCGAAGGTCATCCTCCTGGACGAACCGTCGCTCGGCCCGGCGCCGATGCTGGTCGAGGAGATCTTCGGCATCGTGCGCCGTCTGGTGAGCGAGGAGAAGCTCGCCGTGTTGCTGGTCGAGCAGAACGCCACCATGGCGCTTGAGGTCGCCGATCATGGCTACGTCATGGAGACCGGCCGCATCGTTCTGGAGGGCAGCGCCGAACAGCTGCGTTCGAACTCCGACATTCGTGACTTCTACCTGGGACTGAACGAGGCCGGCTCACGCAAATCCTATCGCGACGTGAAGCGCTACAAGCGGCGCAAGCGTTGGCTTTCTTGA
- a CDS encoding methyltransferase domain-containing protein, with translation MTDLYTRIREQPRDALDTIAKSLNVRASEPAMQTICARYMAQIALPPGARVLEIGCGNGATTKLIMQHVRSAQLVGIDPSCVFIDMAGETFADEPGVSFAVGDAVATGQADAFFDLVIAHTVYSHLVDPEGALAEARRVLRPGGQLVIFDGDFATITVALFDGDPLQSAVGAVLRHMMHAPYIMRRLPALVTAAGFSVQSVEPHGYVQTTSPDFLLTLLSRGTSAAAHAGEIGQELVDGFAQEARRRVANGTFYGAILFLSLAARKDGR, from the coding sequence GTGACCGATCTATACACCCGTATCAGAGAGCAGCCGCGTGATGCGTTGGACACCATCGCCAAGTCGTTGAATGTCCGCGCATCCGAGCCCGCCATGCAGACCATCTGCGCCCGATACATGGCGCAGATCGCTCTGCCCCCGGGCGCTCGTGTCCTTGAGATTGGCTGCGGAAACGGCGCGACGACGAAGCTTATCATGCAGCACGTCCGTTCGGCGCAACTCGTCGGGATCGACCCGTCTTGCGTGTTCATCGACATGGCGGGCGAGACATTCGCCGATGAACCGGGGGTCTCATTCGCGGTCGGCGACGCCGTGGCGACCGGACAGGCGGACGCCTTCTTTGACCTTGTTATCGCGCACACGGTCTACTCGCATTTGGTCGACCCGGAGGGGGCGCTGGCCGAGGCCCGCCGGGTTCTCAGGCCGGGCGGACAGCTCGTGATTTTCGACGGCGACTTCGCGACCATCACCGTCGCCCTGTTCGATGGCGATCCGTTGCAGTCCGCCGTAGGCGCGGTACTGCGTCACATGATGCACGCACCTTACATTATGCGGCGGCTTCCTGCCCTTGTCACCGCAGCCGGGTTCAGCGTGCAGTCGGTCGAACCGCACGGCTATGTACAGACGACGAGCCCCGACTTTTTGTTGACGCTGCTGTCGCGCGGCACGAGCGCTGCCGCTCATGCTGGTGAAATCGGTCAGGAGCTCGTTGACGGCTTTGCTCAGGAGGCGCGTCGGCGAGTCGCGAACGGCACGTTCTACGGAGCCATTCT
- a CDS encoding LysR family transcriptional regulator: MDLRRLRTFVAVAELGTVSKAALRLRVTQPALSRQIMDLQQELGLRLFDRVGRGLVLTTEGEQFLAESRGVLAHIDALGERVEVLKRGDRGVLKVAAPPHTIESVLSPFLPRYAERFPNVHVKLSEALGREQTAILERGEVHIGIRHDQGDRRFESRVLPPDEVLAACARSFELGHAGTIDIGRLASHPLLLLDQGYSIRRLFDAACRLTDVEPNILLESRAPHTLLALAEAGQGVAIIPSLLQTDRYTLRIVRVTHRRKPVRERYAIQWDKRRPMPPYAESFCDALAEYMREVLPITHPTESKMAAARKQPAVRKSRRQ; the protein is encoded by the coding sequence ATGGACCTGAGACGTCTGCGAACGTTCGTCGCCGTGGCGGAGCTGGGCACGGTTTCGAAAGCGGCGCTGCGGCTGCGCGTTACGCAGCCCGCCCTGTCGCGGCAAATCATGGACCTTCAGCAAGAGCTGGGGCTTAGGCTGTTCGACCGCGTCGGGCGCGGCCTCGTGTTGACCACGGAAGGCGAGCAGTTTCTTGCGGAATCTCGCGGTGTATTGGCCCATATCGATGCGCTCGGCGAGCGGGTCGAAGTGCTCAAGCGTGGAGACAGAGGGGTGCTGAAGGTTGCCGCCCCGCCGCACACGATCGAAAGTGTATTGTCGCCGTTTCTGCCTCGATATGCCGAACGTTTTCCCAATGTGCACGTGAAACTGTCAGAGGCCCTCGGTCGTGAACAGACCGCCATTCTGGAACGCGGCGAGGTTCACATCGGCATTCGACACGATCAAGGTGATCGACGCTTCGAGAGTCGCGTACTGCCACCGGATGAGGTTTTGGCCGCCTGCGCCCGATCGTTCGAGCTTGGCCATGCCGGCACTATTGATATCGGCCGGCTCGCGTCCCATCCGTTGCTGTTGCTCGACCAGGGTTATTCAATTCGGAGGTTGTTTGACGCCGCCTGCCGTCTCACGGATGTCGAGCCCAATATTCTGCTCGAGAGCCGCGCGCCGCACACCTTGCTCGCGCTCGCGGAGGCCGGGCAAGGGGTGGCGATCATTCCGTCGCTGCTGCAAACTGATCGCTACACATTGAGAATCGTCCGCGTAACCCACCGGCGCAAGCCGGTTCGAGAGCGATACGCCATTCAATGGGACAAGCGGCGTCCAATGCCGCCCTATGCCGAGAGCTTTTGCGACGCGCTCGCCGAGTATATGCGCGAGGTCCTCCCGATCACGCATCCGACTGAAAGCAAGATGGCTGCCGCGCGGAAACAACCTGCTGTTCGAAAATCTCGCAGGCAGTGA
- a CDS encoding ABC transporter substrate-binding protein, translated as MAPGVILRRHVEALMSCCDETTARVPGTNVSRRSLFKGAALIASVIPAAQPTRSEAQSKQIRLAYCSQLLCGVPYEVARSAGLFKNHGLDVQLVYTRGGNAAMQALVGGAVEYAGTALDVALQAYANVGADIRRFAVTGRLPLFAVVTAPKTASQIQSIKDLEGRTVGVSALGNADHALTLYLLKQAGADAQKVQFATMGVNLLEAQNQIDVGLVQEPALTVLRRSGARVLVNAMDLEDAKHYLGGSFEFMGVAVRAKEIEQRRPEMVALTKALADALKALRQMTGEQLVAAFPKEMVTGLDLKEFSEILVRHRDSLYPETVGIDLDAAKRVEQSLVAGGLIKSGASMSGLHDTTIVGG; from the coding sequence TTGGCGCCTGGGGTCATCTTGCGGCGACATGTGGAGGCTCTCATGAGTTGCTGCGACGAAACGACCGCCCGCGTACCCGGTACCAACGTGTCTCGGCGCTCGCTGTTCAAGGGCGCGGCTCTGATTGCCAGCGTCATCCCGGCGGCCCAACCCACCCGATCCGAAGCACAGAGCAAACAGATCAGGCTCGCCTATTGCAGCCAACTCCTGTGCGGAGTGCCGTACGAAGTCGCACGCTCGGCTGGTCTCTTCAAGAATCACGGGCTCGATGTGCAACTCGTCTATACTCGCGGCGGCAATGCCGCGATGCAGGCGCTGGTCGGCGGTGCGGTCGAATATGCCGGCACCGCGTTGGACGTTGCCCTCCAAGCCTATGCCAATGTGGGCGCGGACATCCGCCGCTTTGCGGTCACCGGCCGCCTCCCCCTGTTCGCCGTTGTCACCGCTCCCAAGACCGCGAGCCAGATTCAATCAATCAAGGACCTCGAGGGAAGGACGGTCGGCGTCTCCGCGCTCGGCAATGCCGATCACGCGCTGACGCTTTACCTGCTGAAGCAAGCCGGCGCCGACGCCCAGAAAGTGCAGTTCGCGACCATGGGCGTCAATCTGCTGGAAGCGCAGAACCAGATCGACGTCGGCCTGGTGCAGGAGCCCGCTTTGACCGTGCTGAGGCGCTCGGGTGCGCGCGTGCTCGTCAACGCAATGGACCTTGAAGACGCCAAGCACTATCTCGGCGGTTCTTTTGAATTCATGGGCGTCGCGGTGCGCGCCAAGGAAATCGAACAGCGCAGGCCGGAAATGGTCGCGCTGACCAAGGCGCTCGCGGATGCGCTTAAGGCGCTGCGCCAGATGACGGGCGAGCAGTTGGTCGCGGCTTTCCCCAAGGAGATGGTCACCGGGCTCGACCTCAAGGAGTTCAGCGAAATTCTCGTGCGCCACCGCGATTCGCTCTACCCCGAAACGGTGGGCATAGACCTGGACGCGGCGAAACGCGTCGAGCAGAGCCTGGTCGCCGGCGGCCTCATCAAGTCGGGGGCGAGCATGTCCGGGCTGCACGACACCACGATCGTCGGGGGTTGA
- a CDS encoding putative nucleotidyltransferase substrate binding domain-containing protein has product MSTQTEIFRRLVRDHMRSPPVRVAPSATVSEVVSLMTATPASCAVVIDGAGRPRGIVTEQDVVRRIAWRTEPGQGVESVMTSPVVVTGADDYLFQAVALMRRSKLRHVPVVDWSGAMIGMLALDEALASLSSESMSLIEQLTHEESVEGLHLIKQAQAQLASALLENNVSAPEVQSLLTEINNDIHRRVLRLVEAVMRDDGWGGPSARFALIIMGSGGRGENFLAPDQDNGFILADDVGGQGKRADAYFLELAERMTRMLDAVGFRLCVGDVMATNPVWRKSLSDWRWQVDSWIRRRESEMLLNCDIFFDFRHAFGDPALSSELRTHVTAVASEYPQFLRHLFAIEAEHKVALGWFGRLRKEYHGEDRQGVVNLKLRGTLPLVEGARLLALKAGIPATSTLTRLDCLKEKGAISAGDHEDLADAFRHMTRLLLRQQLKDFKAGRKITNYVPVADLSQRDNKHLVASFRAIENLRATLNMEFAGRSL; this is encoded by the coding sequence TTGAGTACGCAAACCGAGATCTTCCGGCGCCTCGTACGCGACCATATGCGATCGCCGCCTGTGCGTGTTGCACCGAGCGCGACGGTTAGCGAGGTCGTAAGCCTGATGACGGCGACGCCCGCGTCCTGTGCTGTCGTCATCGATGGTGCTGGCCGGCCCAGGGGCATCGTGACGGAACAGGACGTCGTGCGTCGGATCGCGTGGCGTACGGAGCCCGGTCAAGGCGTCGAGTCGGTGATGACGTCACCGGTCGTCGTGACGGGGGCCGACGACTACCTTTTCCAAGCGGTCGCCTTGATGCGCCGTAGCAAGCTTCGGCATGTCCCCGTCGTGGACTGGAGCGGAGCGATGATCGGCATGCTCGCCCTGGACGAAGCGCTCGCCTCTTTGTCGAGCGAGAGCATGTCGCTCATCGAGCAGCTCACGCACGAGGAGAGCGTCGAGGGCCTGCACCTCATAAAGCAGGCGCAGGCCCAGCTTGCCAGCGCACTGTTGGAGAACAACGTTTCGGCGCCGGAGGTGCAGTCGCTGCTCACGGAGATCAACAACGATATCCACCGGCGTGTCTTGAGGCTGGTCGAAGCGGTGATGCGCGACGACGGCTGGGGGGGGCCTTCTGCGCGGTTCGCTCTCATTATCATGGGGTCGGGTGGGCGCGGCGAAAACTTTCTGGCGCCCGACCAGGACAATGGCTTCATCCTCGCTGACGACGTCGGCGGCCAGGGCAAGCGTGCGGACGCATATTTTCTGGAGCTTGCCGAGCGCATGACGCGGATGCTTGACGCGGTCGGCTTTCGCCTCTGCGTCGGCGATGTCATGGCCACCAATCCCGTCTGGCGCAAGAGCTTGTCGGATTGGCGTTGGCAGGTCGACAGCTGGATCAGGCGGCGCGAGTCCGAGATGCTGTTGAACTGCGATATTTTCTTCGATTTCCGTCATGCGTTCGGCGATCCCGCACTCTCAAGCGAGCTCCGCACCCATGTCACCGCAGTAGCGTCGGAGTACCCTCAGTTCCTCCGACACCTGTTCGCCATCGAAGCCGAGCACAAGGTGGCACTCGGCTGGTTCGGACGCTTGCGCAAGGAGTACCATGGGGAGGATCGGCAGGGTGTGGTGAACTTGAAGCTTCGTGGAACGCTACCGCTCGTGGAAGGTGCGCGGCTGCTTGCGCTTAAAGCCGGCATTCCGGCCACGTCGACTCTCACCCGGCTTGACTGCCTCAAGGAGAAGGGGGCCATCAGCGCTGGAGATCATGAGGATCTTGCCGACGCGTTCAGGCATATGACCCGTCTCCTGCTGCGCCAGCAGCTGAAGGACTTCAAGGCCGGGCGCAAGATCACCAACTATGTCCCCGTGGCTGATCTCTCACAACGCGATAACAAACATCTCGTGGCGTCTTTCCGCGCCATCGAAAACCTGCGTGCAACACTGAATATGGAATTCGCGGGACGCTCGCTCTAG
- a CDS encoding adenosine-specific kinase, whose protein sequence is MELTVVPIVKPDDANFIFGQSHFIKTVEDLHEALVGAVPRIRFGLAFCEASGKRLVRWSGNDEASLTLARNNALAIGAGHTFLIFLGDGFFPVNVLAAVRAVPEVCRIYCATANPTEVIVAQTELGRGVLGVVDGASPLGVETDADIAWRKDLLRKIGYKL, encoded by the coding sequence ATGGAACTCACCGTGGTGCCCATCGTCAAGCCGGACGACGCCAACTTCATCTTCGGCCAGTCGCATTTCATCAAGACCGTGGAAGACCTCCACGAGGCGCTGGTGGGCGCGGTTCCGCGCATCCGCTTCGGGCTGGCCTTCTGCGAGGCCTCCGGTAAGCGGCTGGTGCGCTGGTCGGGCAATGACGAAGCCTCACTCACCCTCGCACGCAACAACGCATTGGCCATCGGCGCCGGCCACACTTTCCTGATCTTCCTGGGCGACGGGTTCTTTCCCGTCAACGTGCTGGCAGCTGTACGCGCGGTGCCGGAGGTCTGCCGCATCTATTGCGCGACGGCCAACCCGACAGAGGTGATCGTCGCACAAACGGAACTGGGCCGCGGCGTGCTCGGCGTGGTGGATGGCGCCTCGCCGCTGGGTGTCGAAACCGACGCCGACATTGCGTGGCGGAAAGACCTGCTGCGCAAGATCGGCTACAAGCTGTAG